In a genomic window of Glycine max cultivar Williams 82 chromosome 13, Glycine_max_v4.0, whole genome shotgun sequence:
- the LOC106795630 gene encoding trihydrophobin-like — protein MVTIVTSEVTEDGDGSSNVGGHSDGGGDNNDGCDINVDSGGGNVSNNSGDSDGGSNNDNGRCSGDNDDVMSGVIVMVMVTIMVIVVTTTTMTMVVVVVTMTVL, from the exons ATGGTGACTATAGTGACAAGTGAAGTAACG GAGGATGGTGATGGTAGTAGTAATGTCGGTGGTCATAGCGATGGTGGTGGTGACAATAATGATGGTTGTGACATTAATGTTGATAGTGGTGGTGGTAATGTTAGTAATAATAGTGGTGATAGTGACGGCGGCAGCAACAATGACAATGGTCGTTGTAGTGGTGACAATGACGATGTTATGAGCGGTGTGATAGTAATGGTGATGGTGACGATAATGGTGATAGTGGTGACAACGACAACAATGACAATGGTCGTTGTAGTGGTGACAATGACGGTGCTATGA
- the LOC100775329 gene encoding transcription factor bHLH146: MGGQVVKRRRVYSVESNQIVQPIFTRNYLNHLVPALVKIKEKGSIKEDSSSHCNDNINNAVKYEVDMAMVLSAQGFAWSNGLKVKLQSDDVHVNAAKSTRFLENEASEGSSKNNVYDKNEVVPMEYFSSNPSSRSKCKDMSEMKRDLAREDDKEAEDINNQWKRLRRMIPGGEEMCDDEQMVSELESYINCLQMQVNALQFLLPHTR, encoded by the coding sequence ATGGGAGGGCAAGTAGTTAAACGCAGACGTGTATACTCCGTGGAATCAAACCAAATAGTGCAACCTATATTTACTAGGAATTATTTGAACCATTTGGTTCCAGCGTTGGTGAAGATAAAGGAAAAGGGTTCTATAAAAGAAGATAGCAGCAGCCATTGTAATGATAATATTAACAATGCTGTCAAGTATGAAGTGGACATGGCAATGGTATTGTCAGCACAAGGTTTTGCATGGAGTAACGGCCTTAAAGTCAAGCTTCAAAGCGATGACGTTCATGTCAATGCAGCTAAAAGCACTAGGTTTCTTGAAAATGAGGCTAGTGAAGGTTCATCGAAGAATAATGTTTATGACAAAAATGAAGTTGTCCCAATGGAATATTTCTCTTCAAACCCTAGCTCAAGGTCTAAGTGCAAGGACATGTCAGAAATGAAAAGGGATTTAGCCAGAGAAGATGATAAGGAAGCTGAGGACATCAACAACCAGTGGAAGAGGCTGAGAAGGATGATACCTGGAGGAGAAGAGATGTGTGATGATGAACAAATGGTTTCAGAGCTTGAGAGTTACATAAACTGTTTGCAAATGCAGGTGAACGCTCTTCAGTTTCTGCTGCCACACACGCGCTGA
- the LOC100500282 gene encoding uncharacterized protein LOC100500282 — MSSIASSHQSFLTNALIPLTHNPKFRTTVTFPSSLKTVSCSSPQHEQQQSPRKKNENKLAKLAIVALAAGVLTLGSVHDASAAKTGGRIGGQAFKSAAPRSSPRINNSRTNIYINPRVAPPLVGGYGYGYGVPFYGGWGWSPFSFFAPGPSVAVGVGGGFDTILLFMFLGAAAAVVRRFFGSRNEDDDY; from the exons ATGTCTAGCATCGCTTCCTCACACCAAAGCTTCCTCACCAACGCCCTTATTCCACTAACGCACAACCCAAAGTTCAGGACCACTGTTACTTTCCCTTCTTCACTCAAAACTGTCTCTTGCAGTTCCCCACAACATGAACAGCAACAATCTCCAAG GAAGAAGAATGAGAACAAGTTAGCAAAGTTGGCAATAGTTGCACTTGCTGCTGGTGTGTTAACACTTGGGTCAGTTCATGATGCATCAGCCGCCAAGACTGGTGGTAGAATCGGGGGCCAGGCCTTCAAGTCAGCAGCTCCGCGCTCCTCACCAAGAATCAACAATTCCAG AACCAATATCTATATTAATCCTCGAGTGGCACCTCCGCTAGTTGGTGGCTATGGCTATGGTTATGGTGTGCCATTTTACGGTGGCTGGGGATGGTCTCCATTTTCATTCTTTGCACCAGGTCCCAGTGTAGCTGTAGGCGTTGGAGGTGGATTTGACACTATTCTTCTGTTTATGTTTCTTGGTGCTGCCGCTGCAGTTGTGAGGAGATTCTTTGGGTCAAGAAATGAAGATGATGACTACTAG